One window of the Candidatus Bathyarchaeota archaeon genome contains the following:
- a CDS encoding rubredoxin — MAKYKCLICGYIYDEAKGDPDNGIPPNTKFEDLPNDWVCPVCGAEKTQFEKIE; from the coding sequence TTGGCGAAATATAAATGTTTAATATGCGGTTACATTTATGATGAAGCTAAAGGAGATCCAGATAATGGAATTCCTCCAAACACTAAATTTGAAGATTTACCTAACGATTGGGTTTGCCCAGTATGCGGAGCAGAGAAAACTCAATTCGAAAAAATCGAATAA
- a CDS encoding class II SORL domain-containing protein translates to MEKKHLPIIDAPSSVEKGKPFLVKVKVGGIDGVEHPNMLGHWINWVELYAGEIPIAKVNFAPVVSNGYEVTFKISLEESTILKAREYCNLHGVWEGDEITGGAKKITVK, encoded by the coding sequence ATGGAGAAAAAGCATCTCCCTATTATTGATGCTCCAAGCAGTGTTGAGAAAGGGAAACCATTCCTTGTAAAAGTGAAAGTTGGGGGTATAGATGGTGTAGAACATCCCAATATGCTTGGACACTGGATAAATTGGGTTGAACTTTATGCAGGTGAAATCCCAATTGCTAAAGTTAATTTTGCTCCAGTAGTAAGCAATGGTTATGAAGTAACATTTAAAATTTCACTAGAGGAATCAACAATTTTAAAAGCTAGAGAATATTGTAACCTTCATGGTGTTTGGGAAGGCGATGAAATAACTGGAGGAGCTAAAAAAATAACTGTTAAATAA
- the dnaJ gene encoding molecular chaperone DnaJ, whose protein sequence is MPKKDYYEILGVPRNATKEEIKKAYRKLALKYHPDVNKSPDAEEKFKEISEAYAVLSDDEKRRQYDLYGHEGIGAKYTYEDIFKGVDFDDIFKDLGFDFGFSRIFEEFFGGEKFRERYTRGSDIVYDLEIGLEDVAKGIKTQIEVPKKEICSACKGSGAEPGGLITCPKCNGTGQIQYTRVSGFTRYVRIEPCNACMGRGSTIKISCKQCHGTGVIERKRLITIKVPKGVEDGVRLRIKGEGNPGVNGGEPGDLYVVIHVKPHKLFKRKGLNILYETSITFPQAVLGTEIIVPTLYGETKLKIPEGTQPGTVFRLKGKGLPSMDGYEQGDELVKINVKIPKNLTWRQKQLILELAKELNN, encoded by the coding sequence ATGCCTAAAAAAGATTATTATGAAATTTTAGGTGTACCGAGAAACGCGACTAAAGAAGAAATTAAAAAAGCTTATCGTAAATTAGCATTAAAGTATCATCCAGATGTTAATAAATCTCCTGACGCTGAAGAAAAATTTAAGGAAATTTCGGAAGCTTACGCTGTTTTATCTGATGATGAAAAAAGAAGACAATATGATTTATATGGTCATGAAGGAATAGGCGCTAAATACACTTATGAAGATATATTTAAAGGTGTAGACTTTGATGATATATTTAAAGATTTAGGTTTTGATTTTGGTTTTAGCAGGATATTCGAAGAGTTTTTTGGAGGGGAAAAATTTAGAGAACGCTACACACGCGGTTCAGATATAGTATATGATTTAGAAATAGGCTTAGAGGATGTAGCTAAAGGAATTAAAACTCAAATTGAAGTTCCAAAAAAAGAGATTTGCTCAGCATGTAAAGGGAGTGGTGCTGAACCAGGGGGTTTAATAACGTGTCCTAAATGTAACGGAACTGGTCAAATTCAATATACTAGAGTTTCAGGTTTCACAAGATACGTTAGAATAGAACCATGCAATGCATGTATGGGACGCGGTTCAACAATTAAAATTTCATGCAAACAATGTCATGGAACAGGAGTGATTGAAAGAAAAAGATTAATAACAATTAAAGTTCCTAAAGGAGTTGAAGATGGTGTTAGATTGAGAATTAAGGGTGAAGGAAACCCTGGAGTTAATGGTGGAGAACCAGGAGATTTATATGTTGTAATTCATGTTAAACCTCATAAATTATTTAAAAGGAAAGGTTTAAACATTCTTTATGAAACATCAATAACTTTCCCTCAAGCTGTTTTAGGAACTGAAATTATTGTACCAACGCTTTATGGAGAAACTAAACTTAAAATTCCTGAAGGAACTCAACCTGGAACAGTGTTTAGACTTAAAGGGAAAGGTTTACCAAGCATGGATGGATATGAGCAAGGAGATGAACTTGTAAAAATTAACGTTAAAATACCTAAAAATTTAACTTGGCGTCAAAAACAGTTAATTCTTGAATTAGCGAAAGAATTAAATAATTAA
- a CDS encoding DUF362 domain-containing protein: protein MSKVIIVESCDPELAVHKGLKFFIKPLKRKIVLKPNLITAEPPPTTTPCETIEALAKYYLEEGCEVVVAEGSGWCETFEAYKKLGYLRLKEKYRVKLIDLNNDAFEIIENQKAFFLKEFEFPLTLKDAYIVSVPVLKEHSITYATLSLKNMLGATLGEKAKIAKKGRFHEKLDESIVDVNLYLKPSLAVIDGRIAGVGGELKPKPKKLNIMIFSEDLVAADAVAASYLGINPFSIRYLRLAQEAGLGTADLNKIEIVKI, encoded by the coding sequence TTGTCTAAAGTTATTATTGTTGAAAGTTGTGATCCTGAACTTGCTGTGCATAAAGGGTTAAAATTTTTTATTAAGCCATTAAAGCGAAAAATAGTTCTTAAACCAAATTTAATTACCGCTGAACCTCCTCCAACAACAACTCCATGCGAAACCATAGAGGCTTTAGCAAAGTATTATTTGGAAGAGGGTTGTGAAGTGGTTGTGGCTGAAGGCTCTGGTTGGTGTGAAACTTTTGAAGCTTATAAAAAGCTGGGTTACTTAAGGCTTAAAGAAAAATATAGAGTTAAGCTTATCGACTTAAATAATGATGCATTTGAAATAATAGAAAATCAAAAAGCCTTCTTTCTTAAGGAGTTTGAATTCCCCTTAACCCTTAAAGACGCTTATATTGTTTCTGTTCCAGTTTTAAAAGAGCATTCAATAACATATGCAACTCTTTCATTAAAGAATATGCTTGGAGCAACTTTAGGTGAGAAAGCTAAAATAGCTAAAAAAGGAAGATTTCATGAAAAACTTGATGAAAGCATAGTTGACGTAAATCTTTATCTTAAACCAAGCCTTGCTGTAATAGATGGGCGTATAGCTGGAGTTGGAGGAGAACTTAAACCAAAACCGAAAAAACTTAACATAATGATTTTCTCTGAAGATTTAGTTGCAGCTGATGCTGTTGCCGCATCTTACTTAGGCATAAACCCATTTTCCATTCGATATTTAAGGTTAGCTCAAGAAGCAGGTTTAGGAACAGCTGATTTAAATAAAATAGAAATTGTGAAAATTTAA
- a CDS encoding ferritin, whose amino-acid sequence MVSEKLMNLLNQSIARELAVSIQYMWHHIMAVGIESPAVTDIFKKIAITEMKHAEKIAERLDYLGGIPTTKPSEIKVGGDLKKMLKDDLEAEKEAITLYKQVIKTAEEEDDIVTRRLFEEILADEEEHENTFKTLLGEK is encoded by the coding sequence TTGGTTAGTGAAAAATTAATGAATTTATTAAATCAATCCATAGCTAGAGAGTTAGCTGTTTCCATTCAATATATGTGGCATCATATTATGGCTGTTGGAATTGAAAGCCCAGCGGTAACTGATATATTTAAGAAAATAGCGATTACAGAAATGAAGCATGCTGAGAAAATTGCTGAAAGACTTGATTATTTAGGCGGTATTCCAACAACTAAACCATCAGAAATTAAGGTTGGTGGAGACCTTAAAAAAATGCTTAAAGATGATTTAGAAGCTGAGAAAGAAGCAATAACGCTTTATAAACAAGTTATAAAAACAGCTGAAGAAGAAGATGATATTGTTACTAGAAGGCTTTTTGAAGAAATTTTAGCTGATGAAGAAGAGCATGAAAACACGTTTAAAACTCTTTTAGGAGAAAAATAA
- a CDS encoding radical SAM protein: MSYQRFLTPNFKPFNPLKLAEETEKIVTKIGPEGLERKYTDFYSVPVYGGIATGYAVGCCLRCIYCWSNWSRDFPEKLGKFYSPKESCKNLFKAAEEGITYSIYWKKLIPKINKLRLSGCEPTIGKAHLLSLLNIIDSSKYSLFILETNGLLIGADKNYAKQLAEFKNKLYVRVSFKAATPEGFTRRTGAIGEYYELPFKALNYLLNEGIYARAAAMTDPKIMPKEERKILIEKLEEIDPSANYKETLEEEVVDAYDTTVKRFKAHLDFEFAKKLEKILSSQLS; the protein is encoded by the coding sequence ATGAGCTACCAAAGGTTTTTAACACCAAACTTTAAACCTTTTAACCCTTTAAAATTAGCTGAAGAAACTGAAAAAATCGTAACCAAAATCGGTCCTGAAGGTTTAGAAAGAAAATATACCGATTTTTATTCTGTTCCAGTTTATGGTGGAATAGCTACAGGTTACGCTGTTGGATGCTGCTTAAGATGCATTTATTGCTGGAGTAACTGGTCAAGAGACTTTCCAGAGAAACTTGGAAAATTTTATTCCCCCAAAGAATCTTGTAAAAATCTTTTTAAAGCAGCTGAAGAAGGAATAACTTACTCAATCTACTGGAAAAAACTTATTCCTAAAATAAATAAATTGCGTTTATCAGGTTGCGAACCAACAATAGGGAAAGCTCATTTACTTTCTTTACTTAATATTATTGATTCATCAAAATACTCCCTTTTTATTCTTGAAACGAATGGGTTACTTATAGGAGCAGACAAAAACTATGCGAAGCAACTAGCTGAATTTAAAAATAAACTTTATGTAAGAGTTTCATTTAAAGCAGCGACACCTGAAGGTTTCACTCGAAGAACAGGTGCAATAGGTGAATATTATGAATTACCATTTAAAGCTTTAAATTATCTTTTAAATGAAGGGATTTATGCTAGAGCAGCTGCAATGACTGATCCAAAAATAATGCCTAAAGAAGAAAGAAAAATATTAATTGAAAAATTAGAGGAAATAGATCCTAGCGCAAATTATAAGGAAACTTTAGAGGAAGAGGTTGTTGACGCTTACGACACAACTGTAAAAAGGTTTAAAGCTCATTTAGATTTTGAATTCGCAAAGAAACTAGAGAAAATTCTTTCTTCACAATTGAGTTAA
- the dnaK gene encoding molecular chaperone DnaK, whose product MSEGKKEKIIGIDLGTTNSAAAVMLGGRPVVIPSAEGTTIGGKAFPSVVAFTKDGQLLVGEPARRQAILNPEGTIFAIKRKMGTDYKVKVFGKEYTPQQISAFILQKIKRDSEAFLGEKISKAVITVPAYFNDNQRQATKDAGAIAGLDVVRIINEPTAAALAYGLDKSETEQKIMVFDLGGGTLDVTILEFGGGVFEVKATSGDTQLGGTDMDNAIVDYLVSEFKKQTNIDLTEDKMAMARLREAAEKAKIELSSLLSTDINLPFIASDASGPKHLNMTLTRAKLEELVKPIVERCREPMMQALSDAKLKPQDIDKIILVGGPTRMPIVRRFVEETMGKPAERGIDPMECVAMGAAIQGAVLAGEIKDIVLLDVTPLSLGVETLGGVFTKIIERNTTIPCRRSQIFTTAQDFQTSVTIHVLQGERPMAADNVSLGMFHLVGIPPAPRGVPQIEVTFDIDANGILHVSAKDLATGKEQKITITSAVKLSKEEIEKMMKEAEQFAEQDKKKLEEAEARNRADSIIYTAEKTKADLKDKLSSDQIEQINKGINELKEALAGKDVDKIKAKTEQLAKILQEIGAFVYQKAGAQQAYQASSTNSKKTGGKTVDADYEVEK is encoded by the coding sequence TTGAGTGAAGGAAAAAAAGAAAAAATTATTGGTATAGATTTAGGAACAACTAATTCAGCAGCTGCTGTTATGCTTGGTGGTAGACCTGTGGTTATTCCAAGCGCTGAAGGAACAACAATAGGTGGTAAAGCTTTCCCATCAGTTGTAGCTTTCACAAAAGATGGACAATTACTTGTTGGTGAACCAGCTAGAAGACAAGCAATTTTAAACCCTGAAGGAACAATATTCGCTATAAAAAGGAAAATGGGCACAGACTATAAAGTTAAAGTTTTCGGTAAAGAGTATACGCCTCAACAAATTTCAGCTTTTATACTTCAAAAAATAAAAAGAGATTCTGAAGCTTTTCTTGGAGAAAAAATTAGTAAAGCTGTAATCACTGTTCCAGCTTACTTTAATGATAACCAGAGGCAAGCAACAAAGGATGCTGGAGCTATAGCAGGGTTAGATGTTGTTAGAATAATAAATGAGCCTACTGCTGCTGCCTTAGCTTATGGTTTAGATAAATCTGAAACAGAGCAAAAAATTATGGTTTTCGATTTAGGCGGTGGAACATTAGATGTTACAATTCTAGAATTTGGTGGTGGAGTTTTCGAGGTTAAAGCTACTAGTGGAGATACTCAACTTGGTGGAACAGACATGGATAATGCTATAGTAGATTATCTAGTTTCAGAATTTAAGAAACAAACAAATATTGATTTAACTGAAGATAAAATGGCTATGGCAAGGCTTAGAGAAGCTGCTGAAAAAGCTAAAATAGAGCTTTCTTCACTTTTATCAACTGATATAAACCTTCCATTTATTGCTTCAGATGCTAGTGGACCAAAGCATTTAAACATGACTTTAACTAGAGCGAAACTTGAAGAGCTTGTTAAACCAATAGTGGAAAGATGTAGAGAACCAATGATGCAAGCTTTAAGCGACGCTAAATTAAAACCTCAAGATATAGATAAAATAATTTTGGTTGGTGGTCCAACAAGAATGCCTATTGTACGAAGGTTTGTAGAAGAAACTATGGGTAAACCAGCTGAAAGAGGTATTGACCCAATGGAATGCGTAGCAATGGGTGCAGCTATTCAAGGAGCTGTTTTAGCTGGAGAAATAAAAGATATAGTGCTTTTAGATGTAACCCCTCTCTCTCTTGGAGTTGAAACTTTAGGAGGTGTATTCACAAAGATTATTGAAAGAAACACAACTATACCATGTAGAAGAAGCCAAATATTCACAACTGCTCAAGATTTCCAAACAAGCGTTACAATTCACGTGCTTCAAGGAGAAAGACCAATGGCTGCAGATAACGTTTCTTTAGGAATGTTTCATCTTGTTGGTATTCCACCAGCACCTAGAGGTGTTCCACAAATTGAAGTAACATTTGATATAGATGCTAATGGAATCCTACATGTTTCAGCTAAAGATTTAGCTACTGGAAAAGAACAAAAAATTACAATTACCTCTGCTGTAAAGCTTTCAAAAGAAGAAATTGAAAAAATGATGAAGGAAGCTGAGCAGTTTGCTGAGCAAGATAAAAAGAAGCTTGAAGAAGCTGAAGCAAGAAATAGAGCCGACTCAATAATTTATACAGCTGAAAAAACTAAAGCTGATTTAAAAGATAAATTATCTTCAGACCAAATTGAACAAATTAATAAAGGCATTAATGAATTAAAGGAAGCCTTAGCAGGAAAAGATGTTGATAAAATTAAAGCTAAAACAGAGCAGTTAGCGAAGATACTTCAAGAAATAGGCGCTTTCGTATATCAAAAAGCTGGTGCTCAACAAGCTTATCAAGCTTCATCCACTAACTCTAAAAAAACTGGTGGAAAAACTGTAGATGCAGATTATGAAGTTGAAAAATAA
- a CDS encoding nucleotide exchange factor GrpE, whose translation MSSQANVDNATQKENNACSETVKNEIESLKKALEAEKARAEEYLNRLKYLQADFENYIKKVKKDFENAIKFSSEKLILNLIDVIEDFERVLQTEENFNSINNKALLEGVKLIYKKLKNILENEGVKQIEAVGKIFNPAFHEAVGFIETSEHPEGTIVKELRKGYFLGDKVIKPSIVEVAKAPPSSKK comes from the coding sequence TTGTCTTCTCAAGCTAACGTTGATAATGCAACTCAAAAAGAAAACAATGCATGCAGTGAAACTGTTAAGAATGAAATTGAAAGCTTAAAAAAAGCTTTAGAAGCTGAAAAAGCTAGAGCTGAAGAATACCTTAATAGATTAAAGTATCTTCAAGCAGATTTTGAAAACTATATTAAAAAAGTTAAAAAAGATTTTGAAAATGCTATTAAATTTAGCAGTGAAAAATTAATTTTAAATCTAATTGATGTAATTGAGGATTTTGAAAGAGTTCTTCAAACTGAAGAAAACTTTAACTCAATTAATAATAAGGCATTACTGGAGGGTGTTAAATTAATCTATAAGAAACTTAAAAATATTCTTGAAAATGAAGGCGTAAAACAAATAGAGGCCGTTGGAAAAATATTTAATCCTGCCTTTCATGAAGCTGTAGGGTTTATTGAAACATCTGAACATCCTGAAGGAACAATTGTAAAAGAGCTTCGTAAAGGCTATTTTTTAGGCGATAAAGTAATTAAACCAAGTATTGTTGAAGTTGCTAAAGCTCCCCCATCTTCCAAAAAATAA
- a CDS encoding 30S ribosomal protein S12 — MGKKAKGLHAGRKLRLNRKKMRWKYPPYKRRVLKLDEKVDPLEGAPQARGIVLEKVGIECRQPNSAVRKCVRVQLIKNGKVVTAFLPKDGALNFVDEHDEVVIEGIGGPEGKAYGDLPGVRYRVFKINGVSLSALMSGKKEKPRR, encoded by the coding sequence ATGGGTAAGAAAGCTAAAGGTTTGCATGCTGGAAGAAAATTAAGGTTAAACAGGAAAAAAATGAGATGGAAGTATCCACCTTACAAACGAAGAGTCTTAAAACTTGATGAAAAAGTAGATCCATTAGAAGGGGCGCCTCAAGCTAGAGGAATAGTGTTAGAGAAAGTTGGAATAGAATGTAGGCAACCTAACAGCGCTGTAAGAAAATGTGTTAGGGTTCAATTAATTAAAAACGGTAAAGTTGTAACTGCTTTTTTACCTAAAGATGGAGCGTTAAACTTTGTTGATGAACATGATGAAGTTGTTATAGAGGGTATAGGCGGACCAGAAGGAAAAGCTTACGGAGATCTTCCTGGCGTTAGATATAGAGTATTTAAAATTAATGGTGTTTCTCTTTCTGCTTTAATGAGCGGCAAAAAAGAGAAACCTAGACGTTAA
- a CDS encoding FprA family A-type flavoprotein — MKKAVKISDSVYWVGALDYNLRNFHGIAAPEGGTYNSYLILNEEIFLIDTVKHEFFKEHLERISSVINPNEIDYVISNHSEIDHSGSIQEILKIANKAKLVTTEKGKKYLSKIFNSEFSFLTVKDNDEIKNLKFIEAPMLHWPETMMTYMKNENILFSCDLFGAQIADSRIFADLIPNVMSYVKRYYAFIFRPFAYAVLNGLKKLEGLNINIIAPSHGPVWRTQAQIKDLINAYAKWSVNPEKEKAVVLYAGIWGATRKIAEAIADGLSSLNIEVKIYDLTNLTLIQWSDLMADLMEAKAIAIGSNTLIGQMFPTVKTALQLLKYINPKEKIGLVFGSYGWVGGAVKAIENELKNMGLNLIDSIEIQFNPNKNEIEKCFKLGEELAKKVKEV; from the coding sequence TTGAAGAAAGCGGTTAAAATTTCAGATTCAGTTTACTGGGTTGGAGCTTTAGACTATAATTTAAGAAATTTTCATGGTATAGCTGCTCCTGAAGGAGGAACTTATAATTCATATTTAATTCTTAATGAAGAAATTTTTTTAATTGATACTGTTAAACATGAGTTTTTTAAGGAGCATCTTGAAAGAATATCCAGCGTAATAAATCCCAATGAAATTGATTATGTTATTTCAAATCATTCTGAAATTGACCATTCAGGTTCAATTCAAGAAATTTTAAAAATAGCTAATAAAGCTAAACTTGTGACTACAGAAAAAGGAAAAAAGTATTTATCTAAAATATTTAATAGTGAATTCTCATTTTTAACGGTTAAAGATAATGATGAAATTAAAAATTTAAAATTTATTGAAGCTCCTATGCTTCATTGGCCTGAAACAATGATGACTTATATGAAAAATGAAAATATTCTTTTTTCATGCGATTTATTCGGCGCTCAAATAGCTGATTCAAGAATATTCGCGGATTTAATTCCTAACGTGATGAGTTATGTAAAGCGTTATTACGCTTTTATTTTTAGGCCCTTCGCTTATGCTGTTTTAAATGGATTAAAAAAACTTGAAGGTTTAAATATAAATATAATTGCGCCTTCTCACGGTCCTGTATGGCGAACTCAAGCTCAAATAAAAGATTTAATAAATGCTTATGCTAAATGGAGCGTTAACCCTGAAAAAGAGAAAGCTGTTGTTTTATATGCTGGAATCTGGGGTGCAACAAGAAAAATAGCTGAAGCAATAGCTGACGGATTAAGTTCATTAAATATAGAAGTGAAAATTTACGATTTAACTAATTTAACTCTTATTCAATGGAGTGATTTAATGGCTGATTTAATGGAAGCTAAAGCTATAGCTATAGGCTCAAATACTTTAATTGGTCAAATGTTTCCAACAGTTAAAACTGCTTTACAACTCCTTAAATATATAAATCCTAAAGAAAAAATAGGTTTAGTTTTTGGAAGTTACGGCTGGGTTGGTGGAGCTGTTAAAGCTATTGAAAACGAGCTAAAAAACATGGGTTTAAACTTAATTGATTCAATTGAGATTCAATTTAACCCAAATAAAAATGAAATAGAAAAATGCTTTAAGTTAGGTGAAGAATTAGCTAAAAAAGTTAAGGAGGTGTAG
- a CDS encoding rubrerythrin family protein, whose amino-acid sequence MKKITESNLISAFAGESQAHMRYLAFAEIAEIEGFPNVSRLFRAIADAERIHATNHFRALAHLDSDKLTIAGAVFGPGNTSKNLKLSIIGETFEIEEMYPAYLEVAKLQEEKSAERSFKAALESEKIHAELYKKAKEAVDSGKDVELGPIQVCQVCGYTVEGKAPEKCPICGAPIDKFKTFK is encoded by the coding sequence ATGAAAAAAATTACCGAAAGTAACCTTATAAGCGCTTTTGCTGGAGAAAGCCAAGCCCATATGCGTTATTTAGCTTTTGCTGAAATAGCTGAAATTGAAGGTTTTCCAAATGTTTCAAGATTATTTAGAGCTATAGCTGATGCTGAAAGAATCCATGCAACAAATCATTTTAGAGCTTTAGCGCATTTAGATAGTGATAAACTAACTATAGCTGGAGCTGTTTTCGGTCCTGGAAACACATCTAAAAACTTGAAGCTTTCCATTATTGGAGAAACTTTTGAAATTGAAGAAATGTATCCTGCTTATCTAGAAGTGGCTAAGCTTCAAGAAGAAAAAAGCGCTGAAAGAAGTTTTAAGGCTGCTTTAGAATCTGAGAAAATCCATGCGGAACTATATAAAAAAGCTAAAGAAGCTGTTGATTCAGGGAAAGATGTTGAACTTGGTCCAATACAGGTATGTCAAGTATGCGGTTATACAGTTGAAGGTAAAGCTCCTGAAAAATGCCCTATATGCGGTGCACCAATAGATAAATTTAAAACCTTTAAATAA
- a CDS encoding Lrp/AsnC family transcriptional regulator, translating to MDEVDEKIIEALMENAKLTYKELAEKLKMKESTVRKRVLNLIKNKVIKKFTITVDPVKLGKNSIAIIGIEVDPSTLLTTAQKLSEIPEAKFVATSTGDHMIMMEVWAKDGKDLTRIISEKIAKIDGVKKICPSIILEKIKE from the coding sequence ATAGATGAAGTTGATGAAAAAATAATTGAGGCTTTAATGGAAAATGCTAAACTCACTTATAAAGAGTTAGCTGAAAAACTAAAAATGAAAGAATCCACAGTAAGAAAAAGAGTTTTAAACCTTATTAAAAATAAAGTTATTAAAAAATTCACAATTACCGTAGATCCAGTTAAACTTGGAAAAAACTCTATCGCAATTATAGGTATTGAGGTTGACCCTTCAACATTACTGACTACAGCTCAGAAACTTTCAGAAATTCCTGAAGCAAAATTTGTAGCTACTTCAACTGGGGATCATATGATTATGATGGAAGTTTGGGCTAAAGATGGAAAAGATTTAACAAGAATAATCTCTGAGAAAATAGCTAAAATTGATGGAGTAAAAAAAATATGTCCATCAATAATTTTAGAAAAAATAAAAGAGTGA